The Lycium barbarum isolate Lr01 chromosome 10, ASM1917538v2, whole genome shotgun sequence genome includes a region encoding these proteins:
- the LOC132615539 gene encoding uncharacterized protein LOC132615539, with protein sequence MEHNKKSNNLEDGVIVHSQVRKIRQEMEKIKYPEITGKQSEMTGSRQHQRSRSPLGLAQRSISVGS encoded by the coding sequence ATGGAGCATAACAAAAAGAGCAACAATTTAGAGGATGGGGTTATTGTTCATAGCCAAGTAAGAAAAATAAGGCAAGAAATGGAGAAAATCAAGTACCCGGAGATAACCGGAAAACAATCAGAGATGACCGGAAGTCGACAGCATCAACGATCAAGATCACCCTTGGGATTAGCTCAAAGGTCTATTTCTGTTGGAAGCTAG
- the LOC132612622 gene encoding mitogen-activated protein kinase 4-like, with translation MGNGNGIALKDEKMPTHSSSFKDIYLFYELMDTKLNHMIKSTLPLSNDHCKYFLFQVLASCELISICWLLLFVFFSPHHRDIDESNIES, from the exons ATGGGGAATGGGAATGGGATTGCTTTGAAGGATGAGAAGATGCCTACTCATTCAAGTAGTTTCAAGGATATCTATTTGTTTTATGAGTTGATGGATACGAAGCTTAATCATATGATTAAGTCGACGTTGCCTTTATCCAATGACCATTGCAAGTATTTTCTTTTTCAGGTATTGGCTAGCTGTGAACTCATTTCTATTTGTTGGCTTCTTCTTTTCGTCTTCTTTTCCCCTCATCACAG GGACATCGACGAATCAAATATTGAATCATGA